A region from the Candidatus Buchananbacteria bacterium genome encodes:
- a CDS encoding ATP-dependent Clp protease ATP-binding subunit, which translates to MAFFSIIIVKELDIKINFSMSLPFFSYSTLPLVLLVVLVAIIFFMWRKGGASGPYNASGNATPTLNQYAKDLTKMAADGKLDPVIGRNEEIERVIQVLSRRTKNNPVLVGKSGVGKTAIAEGLAQMIAGKKVPKILENKKVLALDLTGIIAGTKYRGEFEKRIKQIADEITAAKRSIILFIDEIHTLAEAGGAEGAIDADDILKPALARGDLQVIGATTAEEYKKFIKKDVTLDRRLHPILVDEPTKEETVKILEGIKRKYEQFHKVNITKEAILAAVHLAEQHIKNKSFPDKAIDLMDEAASKVSIENVTDESTAKKTTSQKRLADKKSWPQVGVAEVQEVMQEWQENKFL; encoded by the coding sequence ATGGCATTTTTTAGTATAATAATTGTAAAGGAATTAGATATAAAAATCAATTTTTCTATGAGTTTACCTTTTTTTAGTTATTCAACATTACCGTTGGTGTTATTAGTGGTCTTGGTAGCCATTATTTTTTTTATGTGGCGTAAGGGTGGAGCAAGTGGCCCATATAATGCTAGTGGTAATGCAACTCCAACTTTAAATCAGTATGCTAAAGATTTAACCAAAATGGCCGCCGACGGAAAGCTTGATCCGGTGATTGGTCGCAATGAAGAAATTGAACGCGTGATTCAAGTGTTGAGCCGCCGGACTAAAAATAATCCTGTCTTAGTCGGAAAGTCCGGCGTCGGCAAAACCGCCATCGCTGAAGGTTTGGCACAAATGATTGCCGGAAAGAAAGTGCCAAAAATTTTAGAAAATAAGAAAGTGCTCGCCCTAGATCTGACCGGTATTATCGCCGGCACAAAGTATCGGGGAGAATTTGAAAAACGGATTAAACAGATTGCCGACGAGATTACCGCTGCGAAGCGCAGCATCATTTTATTTATTGATGAGATTCATACTTTGGCGGAAGCCGGTGGGGCTGAGGGAGCAATTGACGCCGATGACATCTTAAAGCCGGCCTTAGCGCGTGGTGATCTGCAGGTAATTGGCGCAACCACTGCTGAAGAATACAAAAAATTTATTAAAAAAGATGTGACCCTTGATCGACGGTTGCATCCAATTTTAGTTGATGAGCCGACCAAGGAAGAAACCGTTAAAATTTTAGAGGGAATTAAGCGCAAGTATGAGCAGTTTCATAAAGTGAACATTACCAAAGAAGCAATCTTAGCGGCGGTTCATTTGGCTGAACAGCATATTAAGAATAAATCATTTCCAGATAAAGCAATTGATTTAATGGATGAAGCGGCGTCGAAGGTCAGCATTGAAAATGTTACTGATGAATCAACTGCTAAAAAAACAACGTCCCAAAAGAGGCTGGCGGATAAAAAATCATGGCCGCAGGTTGGCGTAGCGGAGGTGCAGGAGGTAATGCAGGAGTGGCAGGAAAATAAATTTTTATAA